From a single Phocoena sinus isolate mPhoSin1 chromosome 1, mPhoSin1.pri, whole genome shotgun sequence genomic region:
- the POLR3GL gene encoding DNA-directed RNA polymerase III subunit RPC7-like, with the protein MASRGGGRGRGRGQLTFSMEAVGIGKGDALPPPTLQPSPLFPPLEFHPVPLPSGEEGEYVLALKQELRGAMRQLPYYIRPAVPKRDVERYSDKYQMSGPIDNAIDWNPDWRRLPRELKIRVRKLQKERTTILLPKRPPKTTEDKEETIQKLETLEKKEEEVTSEEDEEKEEEEEKEEEEEEEYDEEEHEEETDYIMSYFDNGEDFGGDSDDNMDEAIY; encoded by the exons ATGGCCAGCCGGGGTGGGGGCCGGGGTCGTGGCCGTGGCCAGTTGACCTTCAGCATGGAGGCTGTGGGCATTGGGAAGGGGGATGCtttgcccccacccaccctgcagcCTTCTCCACTCTTCCCT CCCTTGGAGTTCCACCCAGTGCCTCTGCCctcaggagaggaaggggaataTGTCCTGGCACTGAAGCAGGAGCTTCGAGGGGCCATGAGGCAGCTCCCCTACTACATCCGGCCTGCTGTCCCCAAGAGAG ATGTGGAGCGTTACTCAGACAAATATCAGATGTCAGGGCCGATTGACAACGCCATAGATTGGAACCCTG ATTGGCGACGTCTACCCCGGGAGCTAAAGATCCGAGTACGGAAGCTACAGAAGGAGC GGACCACCATTCTACTCCCCAAGAGGCCCCCTAAGACCACAGAAGATAAGGAGGAGACAATACAGAAACTAGAG AccctggagaagaaggaagaagaagtgaCTTCAGAGGAAgatgaggagaaagaagaagaagaagagaaggaagaggaagaagaagaggagtaTGATGAAGAAGAGCATGAAGAG gAAACTGATTACATCATGTCATATTTTGACAATGGAGAGGACTTTGGGGGTGACAGTGATGACAATATGGATGAGGCTATATACTGA